The genomic segment CCAAGCTTGGAAGGAGAGGGGGCGGGGTTCGCATTTCAACCTCACCACTACataccactaaatcctacacactacaccttTAAAACTCCTCAACATGCAGGTATCTAATAAAGTGTAATGAATTCAGTTTTTTTGAATTAATGAGATAATTATCACAGAGTTCTGAGAAAGGTTTTCATTTGGGAAAAAAGTAATTCTGCACTGATTTTGTGAGTTAATGAGATACCTGACTGCTGAACTTCTGAACCCCATTATGCCTAAAGTAGTGTAATTACTGTAAAGACGGCCTCCGAGCACGGCGAAAGTCCTCTTTAATGTTCTCTCTGTGTTCTTTAATGAACATCATGCATTATTCTTTTTTCTCATGTTTGACCTGTTGTAAGTTTCATTTTGCCAGTAAGTTATGAGATCATCCCTGAAGTTTTCTGTTCTCTCTAACATTGTTAAACTTTACCTGTTTGCAGAAAGTTCATTTTAATTCACTTCAGTTCTATTTATATGGCAGAGAATcaaaacagaagttatctcggggcacttttcacacagagcaggtcgaGATCGTACTCTTTGTTTTACAGAGACCAAACATTCCcccccatgagcagcacttggcatcaacaacaagaaaaaactccccaTTGGCAGGTTCATGAAACTGGAAACTAAAATAACCTCTTTGCTCTGTAGGCAGTCTGCTGGGGTTTGTTTCATCTATTTTTGGGGCTTTGATGAAACATTTTGCTCGTCCTAAAGGTGCCTGTGCAGAGTCGATAaactaataacaataacatcTATATTACTTAAAGAAGCAGGTTTTTCCCCAATGcttcaaactgaaaataaagCTGGATGAAACTTAACAGGCATGACGGGTTTGCGTCCATGAACTCGAGCCCTCAGGTAGGAACAAGAGCTTCTCCTGGGATTTGGAGGTATCTGattaattcagaaaaacagagacGAGTCTTTTTTCCCATGAAAACTTTCCTCAGATGATAATCTCGTTAATTCAGGATAAcggggaatttttttttttctcaattgaATGCGTTTCACTTCCGTAGGTATCACCataattattactttatttattttaactggctttaaaaaaaaacttgaaaacaaaagacaatCATGGTTTGGGGAAACACCATGCATagataatatttattaaaagtttaactaaaaaaaaacagctaatcTGCTTTAATCAGGCCTGTGTGAGTTTGGTTTGATCAGATTTCTTTGATAGTAAAGAGGCAACATGAGCAAACACGTCTGTCATATTTTCATCCAAACATTGCcccctgtttttatttctgcatCACTGCAACACATTGAAATATCCTAAAATGTCTTATATGTCACTTTATATACCATACTGTATAAAGTTTGGGATCGCAGCTAATTCTAAATAAACTTCTGTGTgttgataaatgaataaagcttTTATATATAACAACATTTATGATGAACTTAagttaaattaatgttaaatcAGAAATGAATGCACCGTGTGGATGAGTGAAAAGTGTCATGTGATGTCTGTAAACACAACCAAAAGCAAAACTCTAACCCATCTGGTTAGTGGAGGCCTGGAAGATAGAGAAGAGAGATTGATTAGCACAGAAGCTGCTTAAATAGGCTGAGACCCAAACCACCCAGGTGCTGTCGTCTCCCTGACGTCCTCTCTAGTCCCGCCCACCGGCCCCTGAGCCAggaagcccaaacaaaagggagagagggacacagCATGAGTTTGTGATGACTGGTCCATCAGCTGGGAGGTAGATTATGGAGATGAGTGATTGGGTCCTACATGGATTGAGTTGGATTTCTCCACATgctgaagctgtttttttttctccaaaatctaaaaacatagCATAAGAAGAAATGGATTAAACAGTATATTTATCTGCTCTGCTGTAAGATGAGATCATGTCAGGCTAATTGGCTCACTAACTACTGCAGTAACCTGATGATGCTTTCAAGACTGAAGAGCACATCAGTAACTAACCTCATTAATTTGtgcaaaactgtaaaaacactcaTTACCCTGAAAAGTGAACTATCATACTACCAACAGtagtatattttcatttatattttgttattcaGCAGACACTTTTATCAAAAGCTACTCAAAAGCAAAGCAAGACAATCAAACGTGAAGcagctgagcaggtagaagtggagagagagagagagagagagagagagagagagagagagagagagagagagagagagagagagagagagagagagagagagagagagagagagagagagagagagagagagagagagagagagagagagagagagagagagagagagagagagagaactgaactgaactgaaggtGTCTCTAATATATAAAGTAAGAAACAAAATGTGCATGGTCACATACGCTATTACTTTGAAAATTAAAgggcattttcttttttaattgggTTACTAAAACTTATACACcagaaaacatttgttaaagACATTAATTAGTCATCCCTTTCTCTCATCTAATATAAAAGTTTAAACAATGTAAGCTAAGCAGCCAAACAGTGTTGTGTTGGAACGAAATTAAAAGTCTGATCTTACATTTTTCCTCATTGCATTTTTTAATACAAGGACTAATTAGTTCTACACTGCAGCACCAGAACAATACTTTTTCTATTTCAATGGATTAACTGCTGATTTTACGTGTGGGGAAATATATCTTTAGCTTCATTCATTCAGCACAATATCATATACATAACCAGGTAGCGTCTCTATGTTCCCTGTGCTGTGGGAATGTAGGCCTGGGGAAACATAAGGCCTAATTTTGATGGGAAGAACATCTTATTCTTAGAAATGGGGGAACATAAGGCCGACCCCCATAACCATCAATCAAATCTTTAaaacccctttttttttttagagttctTGTTTTAAAACGAGTCTGCTGGAGAAAACTGACAACCTAAAGCTTGACTCATGAACATGTTTCCTCCATTATTGCTGTAAGTACAAAAACATGATCCCATATTTCTacgtgttttctctctctctgcagactgCGTGGAAATCATCTCTAACATCAGATCAGTGAAGATCCTGAAGAGAGTGGGCAGTCCGAAGGGTATGTGGGTCAGAGATCCCAGGTCGTCTAAGCTTTACGTCTTTAACGGGACAGCAGGAGACATTATCTACGAGTTTGACTCCGTGAGGGAGTTTTCCCCGCTCTCCCGGAGTCACCAACAGCCGAAGGATCAGTCTTCCTTCAGAATGGACGGGGACAGGAAGTACTGTTTATAACGGGTATTTGTACTATATAAAGCAGGAGGCTGAAACAGACGTGCAggtggtcaaatttgacctgctgAGCGACTCGGTCACAGACTCCGCCATGCTCCCTCTGGAAAGCCACGCTACTGTTTACAACCTCAACCCAGAGACCGTCGCTGACCTCACAGCAGACGACGAGGGCCTCTGGCTTCTGTACGCCAGCAGTGACAGCGAACCAAACATCAGCCTCGCAAAGATGGACCCTGCCACACTCGATATAGAACAAATCTGGGACACCCGGTGCCCACGGGAGAACGCAGAGGCGGCTTTCGTAGTGTGCGGAACTGTCTATGTCGTTTACAACACCCGCCTGGCCAGCCGCTCCCGGGTTCAGTGCGTGTTTGACGTCAACGACATAGTGATCAGCGAGGAGGCTCCTCTGCTCTACTTCCCCAGGAGGTACGGAGCCCACGCTAGTCTGAAATACAACCCCGAGGAAAAACAGCTGTACGGCTGGGATGATGGCTACCAAATCATTTACAGACTGACCATGAAGAGGAAGCTCCTGGTCTGACAGCAGGGGAAGGGGTGTTTAATTTCAAAAAGGCGgcgaataaaaaaaaaaaaaaaaaatggcagtAGTAAATTTGTACATGCCAGTCTTTCAGAAGCTTTGCACTTATCTCACAGCCTGCAGACTCTTCATTCATGGTAGATTTAATACAAATCACCCGTAacatcacacattttttaagaaaatgaatcagcttttgaagtattatttattaatttgacCCTTTTCTTGTGTGTATAATACACCAAAACAAGCAAAGAGACATTGAAAATGCCATTCAGTTTATTAGAGGCTGTCAAGTGTCGCTGctctgtgatgtgtgtgtgtgtccgctcCTCGTTTCATTTAGACCGTTTGATACAGACAAAATCTCATTTCCTTTTTGTGCCTGTTCTCGCTTATTAAGCCACTGGCTGTGTTGTCATTATACGGTGTGTTTGCCACAAAACTGACAGCGCGGCGACCATTTTTTGCATAAGTCTTTtaatcaaagaaagaaaaaaatccatgtcACAGAACCGATAACACATCACACCCCAtgggagaaaaaacaacaaactcttTTTCTGCTGTTGATTTCAGACTCTTTGAAACATAAACAATGACAATTTATGTGGTGGAAATACTGTAATGCTATTTCAGTTTACTTCATTAACACACCGGGTCACTTGTTAATTAATATGAGTCTTGATTATGATCTAGCATCTAAAACAAAAACTCATACAGTAGTCGACTTTTTTGCCCCCGAACTAACAACTGTTAATGTTACTcaccaaaaaacattttctcaaacATTTCTGTCgttacaaatacaaaatgttcaataaaaaatgttgtaaattcAGTGCTATCATAACAGTTGGAAGGGAGACGAGATCATATCAAGAAACATTACAATAGTAGGCAAAGCTAGAAGGTCTCGAAACAGTCCATAAACTGGAGGCAATTGATTTAACAGGTTTCATCTACTATGAAAACACACCACATCGTCAGAGAAATATATGACCATCATAAaccacatgtttaaaaaaaaaaaaaaaggaaagaagaggaacagAAAATACGCCATTATTCAACCacttcaattttttttacacttaaataaGATATTagaaatatatgaataatgCCATAAGTCTTTTAGAGAGGGATTTCACCATTAAAGCAACtgtgtgtgaataaaaaggGTGGGGGTGTGAAGGGGGGGGGATTTAAAACTATGTGAGGCGAGGTGTTTGGTGATGCAATTATGGATTACGTCAAGCATGGACCATAATGCACTCTGACTCATTCTCTCTCTAACAAGTGCCAATTAGAGAAAAGTCACTTCTCTGTAGATGCTGACCGTTCCGCCCATCAGCTGCCCCCGCGCTGTCGTCTCCAGCTCTCAGACGCACACAGATACCATACAAGGTAAACTGACCCTGTGAAGCTTATGACTAAAACAGAGTCTGCTGCTGCGTCTGTTGAATGCATCTCATGCTCAtctgtccctctttctctctttcttcaatgGCATTTTCACAACCGCTGTGATAAATGGTGTGTTCATTGTACAGTAGTCTGAGACTGAGAACAGTTTGTCTTTCTGCTATATCACTTGTCCAGAGTCTGTTGCCGTGTCCTCTGTTGCCAAGGCGAGACACCCGGCAGTCTGGATCGGTCCAGCTCAGAGCCAAGAACATTGTTAGACATCAGATTAAAAAAGTAGCCATGGGGGCAGCTGTAGAGATAATGCAAAAACTGGATGCAACTCAAAAAAATGGTGCTCGTATTGGAAATGAACTATCTGCACACCCATACTGACTATAATCTGAGAGTGTTTCCTGGCAATTTTTCCCCAGACCTGATGTCACATTGAAACATTTTTCTAACCCCTTGAATGTACTGATTGTATCTGTGCTTGCCAATTACTGCAAAACAAAAGTACTGCAGGAAGATAAAGCCTGaaaaactggaagaaaaaataatgaaaaccaGATGATTATGTTTTATTCTCATCACAAAGATATGAgatcatatttttaattaacaGCAATagacaggagggggggggggggtttgtttaGAGACAACAGaccttttcacagcagatattttgacttgtcacagcaggaaacacacacaggtggaaCTGATAGCATTAACGATGGGATGGTGCAAAGAAGCCATACTGATGATGAACCATCACACAGTTATTAATTGCACCTGGGTTTCTCCTGCTTGGACACGTCTGAATATCGGCTGTGAAAATAAAAGGTCTTTTGAGGTTTTGTGCACAGCAGTAAAAAACTCACTGTCACAAATGTCTTGGTAGCTTCTATACGGACGTTTTCAGTGTTTAGGAATAAAGTGACTCGCTGCAAATCAGTAAAATGACTGTTTAGAGGTAAATTTGTATGTGACAACAATTAGTCGATTCATCAATTAGTCGATTAACTTGCAGCCAATTTGATATAAaatcatttcaatcatttttaaaggcaaaaatgccaaattaaCTTGCTGGTTTCAGCCTATCAAATGtgattttaactgtataatttgtcttacatgatagtaaactgaatatatttgggttttggactgttgcttGGACGTCTGAAGGTGTCACTTGAGTTGCGTTCGGGAAAGTTATCGCAGTCACAATGTCTTGGTAGCTTCTATACGAACGTTTTCAGTGTTTAGGAATGAAGTAACTTGCTGGAAACCAGTAAAATGACTGTTTAGAGGTAAATTTGTATGTGACCACACACTGTTAGACATCTGTCACGTAtgttagagctgcaacaatcagtcgattaatcatttagtcgaTTAACCTGCAGCCAATTTGATAATCACATCATTTCAATCTTTTTTAAAggcaaaaatgttaaattaactTGCTGGTTTCAGTCTATCAATTGtgattttaactgtataatatgtcttacatgatagtaaactgaatatatttgggtatTGGACTGTGTTGCTTGGACGTCTGAAGGTTGAGAAGTTATCGCAGGATCACATTTgaacatcacattttcactctttttgGACATTATATAgagaaaacaatgaattgattgaACATGATTGTTAGTTGTAGCCCTACAGTACATGAAATTAGCTCTTGCAGGTTTTGAGAAATTAAAATGAGccttttttttgcttctccTGTATATTCTAGTCATAACCTTCAGTTTCTCTTAAAAATAATTAACCTGCAGTGTTTAGAAATACCCAGGAGGTaaatcaaaaacacaatattcCCAAAGACTCTTCTGACCATCTGGATGaaagaaatctttttttaacaagTTTTCCAAGTTTCCTCTCCAGGTAGCCATCTTTGTTATGATTGCAAAACAGAGGTTCAACTTGGGCAACAGGGTAAAAAAAACTTCTTTATACTTCAGTGTTAGACTCCAGATGGTTAAAATAATCTTTGGAGATTCTGGAAATAAAGTCAAAGCAAAGAAACTCTAGTTAATTATCTTTATAGAGAAACTAACTGTTACCTCTGTGACCCAAATATTTACTAAATACTGAGTTTCCTGTATGTTTATCCCAAACCATTAATGGGCTGCTGGGGTTAAAAGTACAGAAACTTCTCTCATATTtcagcattaaaaaatatattaatgagCATATATTAAATTACTACTGTTTGCCTCCTGCACAAGTTAAGAACACATAAGCCCTCGTTGTGGATATTAGCAGCATTAGCATGAATGAAAATCATGTTGTAGACTATTAAAATGCACCAGATGATAAATATATGCCAGAAATtagtcaaaaaaaacaaatcaatgttggatttcatttttgttttaaagttattATCTATCAGCTACAAAGGATCCCGAAAAGAGACGCTATGcacctgattgtttttttctctccctgacTAATTTTAAGCATCACAGTTTGATGCATTTTCAATTCAAAGCCATCAGTCTGCCAACTCTACTGTATCAGCCGCAATCAAGTCTCACGTCACGTCAAAGTGATCACCAAAGTATTGATCATACAGCCTGACAAACATTTCTACAGTATTCATTAAAAAGCCACAGACTGAGCAAACATGGTTCACCTTTGAAAAAAACTATCAATCAGCTTATTAAAATCCAGAGACGGGGCTGCGAGGTGCTAATATCTAATTAAAAGTAAGATTTCATTTTGCACATcatgtttttgatttgtttaaCCCTTCATCTTCCCATCAGCCCTCATTTGTTTCTATACATGTGCATCTCTTGCAAATCTAATACAGCAAATGAAAAGTACTACTACTGGAATATAAACCTGAACctgaaactgaaagaaaatcATGTAAATAACCaaatttattgtgttttttttttttttataccacAAAGCTATATTGAGTCTCCATTAGgcaatatatttaattaaaagctattattgacacattttttccccccacctgAACAATTAAAAGACAAAGTAATCCATCCATGTTTTATCTGGATTTTTGTGCATCTTTTTATCTCACTTTAAAATGTTAGGTTATTTATATAAAGAGAGggaataacaaacaaacagggacCCAAATGATTCatagtgaagaagaaaaaaaagaatggatTTACCACATGTTGCAGATCATCTGGATTCAAACACACGTTATTTATCCCTGCGCACAGAGTATGATTAGTATGTTTAGTGACAGAATAAACATTGAGGAAGTTGCATGTTTCTAAGATCAAAAAGAGGAATAAGTTCATATCTTATTCAGGTTTTTCTCAATCACCACCAACAAGGCTACATATATTCAAAATGTCAgtaatttttctctttttctttttttttttttaatcttatacCTATCATCATATATCTTTTCTGATTTTCTTGTTttagaaaaactaaaaacatacatacagtaacCAGCAGACGTCTTCTGTACATGAGACTATACACATCCACTAAAGCCTGTTCTTCAGTAACAGAACAAGAGGAGACGAAGCGGGTGTTTCGCGTGTTTGTctgaaggaaagaaacagaaaaaaaaaaaaaaagaacatgagtgtttgtgtgtgtgaatttctcACTTGGAAGAAAAAGGGCGCCATCGCTCAGAAGTAAACATCAaacaagagagaaggaggtaaagcgtgtgtgtgaagtgtgctCGAAATTTCCCCTGTTTACAGAAACCTCCAGAGCTCccttgtaaagaaaaaaagaaagaaagaaaaagaaagaaaaagcttttaggctgtttcttctttctatttgtgttgtgtttaataGTTAAAGCTACGTGTGTCTTTGTCAGATAATTTCACTTTTCTACTTCTTTTGTTgaaaattgacaaaaaaaaggacaaaaaaagctAATTGGTTTTTTTAGAATTGAAATCAGATACAACACTGCAGCCTATTTgctctcacttcctgttgtttcttcttcttcttttatatattaaacttgttGTTTTGGCTGCttgtgaccacacacacacatatcggCAAACTGTCAATTTGGGAACATTTTAGTTTCAGCCTCTCAGATAAGCTGCTGTtcttgttgatgatgatgaaactgGAAGTGCAGTGAACTCAGCTGGAGGTTTAAAATTCATTATTCACAAACAATAATGCCTGATGGAgcggagggtttttttttctttttttcttcttttttttcttacatctAATAGTTCCAAAAATGCTACACTTCAGTATCATTTTTATGCTAATACAGCACAATTATATATGAGAGATGGATAGTTTTAAAATTTGCTTGAGATCTCATTTAAGGATCGTCTCTTTTTCTGCCCCCCAGCCGTGTCCTCAGCTTCCCTTCTGTGAAACTTCTGCTGCTCTCGCGTAGTGAGTTTTTTCCATCAGTGGGTCTCTGCAGCGCAACTCTGAATCTTCAGTGCCTGGAAAGTCTCCAGTGAGGACGTCAAGATCTGCTCGTCTCAGCCCGCTACAGATCGTTAATAAACATGTGCAGACTGGATGTCCAGCCTATCTCTTCTGAGGACAATGAGGGCAGCTCTGGGTCGCCGTGGTGACACCCACATTTCAGCTTAAATCTCCCTAAAACTTAACCCGAAAAGACTGCGCTTCACACAATTAACTGACTGACGGTGGTCTGGGATCAGTTCTTGGGACTGGAGTtgaggaagggaaggatagagggagagggaaagagtgagagagtgagatagagagagagatagagagagagagagtgagagagagagatagagagagtgagagagagagagagtgagagagagagatagagagagtgagagagagagagagtgagagagagagagagaagggaaagacagtggggggggggggattaggGATGGGTTTCTcctcagtcagacagacaggaagtggatcagcaggagggaggaaacccCCTTCTGGGCTGCTGGGTCACAGGTGGTTCTGCTCAGGGACTCGCAGGGGGTCTGGGTGAGGGGCACGAGCCTTGGCTGTCAAAGCTGGCTGTCCTCGCCTTCCACTGCAGgatacagagagacacaaagcAGTCATTCATAGGGCACGGGCTGCTTTTAGGTTACTGACATTTATTTAGGTCAATAAAAGAGAtgatgaagtttaaaaaaaaacacacaatatctCAACATAAAGattcctgcagtggaaaaagGTGAGAGCTGAAGCTACATTTTATTATCCTGACCTTTACACaaccaatacaccaatacacctaatattattatttacaatatCTATGTCAAACCAAGTACAGGTACATTATTTTTACCCTTAATAAACTAATTTTGTTACGTTTTCAATTTCTCATCACCTCTTTAACtgaaatacattcaaaatgagtcttttattctgaaatcatGTCAactttctctcattttaaacAACTTTTGGACACCTTCAAATCCTAATCGATTCATTCACTCGATTTTAACATGATTTGAATCATTTGAAAGATGATATCAAACCTCTAAATTCTAGTTTCTTTAATTAAACATTGGGTTTATTGGTTCCTGGTAAGTcgttttgtagtttttaattgTTACAGTTCTTCTTCTGATGAATGGGAATTGGTGTTTTATATGTAGTTCCCATATTTCCACACATTAAAGTACATATAACTATAAGAGAACAGTATGACGGCTTAATTCAACATCATCTATCATGAGTTTAATTTGTGAGTTTGTTATTCTTCTTTAGTCTTTAGTATTCTTCATGGCTGTCACCGGTGGAGTTAAAGGGTGGAAACGAATCCCAACAAAATTTCAAGTAGTATTATTTCACGACAAGAGTAGCACCCTGGAGGAATATATTCTTCCAGCGAGTCGAGATTTACCAGCTAAGCTCTTGATTCCTCACCCGAAATGACAAACATGTCCAGaataatcctttaaaaaaaatgtctccgGTGCCAAACTTTACCTCTTTCTCAGACTTCTTAGACTCCAGCAGGGGGTGCCAGTGTGCAATGGGTTTACGTGGATAAGCCAGCATCTCGTTCCAGTGGTCTCTGCCAAGTCCCTCGGCGTTGCATCCAAGCCGCATCACACCAATGATCTCATTATGACCTACCCTgtggacgcacacacacagacacacagacacacagacacacagacacacacacacacacacacacacacacacatacatacattcatacaccgtgTAAATGCATCTGACTTAACCTGACACGACATCTCATACATCAAATTGTTTGTTTGCAATTGCAAGAGTGGCATGGTGTCATCAAAGGAGACACAGAATTTGAATGTGAATGTCCTGTCAGCTGATACGGAgacgctgctgcagctgctcgTCTCCGTGACATTACAATTGACTCATCTCAGGAGGGACATCAAAGCAGATCTTTGCTCCATTAACAATGTCTGAAGTGCAAATGATCCCCGAGATTATTAGCTCAACCTGATCATAAGGGCGGACTgtaaaaagcaaacacacaaggGGGCTAGGTTTCTAATTCTGGGAGAGTATCTGTTCTTTTT from the Scomber japonicus isolate fScoJap1 chromosome 4, fScoJap1.pri, whole genome shotgun sequence genome contains:
- the olfml3a gene encoding LOW QUALITY PROTEIN: olfactomedin-like protein 3B (The sequence of the model RefSeq protein was modified relative to this genomic sequence to represent the inferred CDS: deleted 1 base in 1 codon), which produces MKPVLVLLVSTAWTLTGAQYYYQGLMDYLENRLLAIEDRMQLWHDQTHRYHTELLDFKKLTAESMDGLKQEHSMLLKDLEGAAVRVERVEREMDYVESQTSPRACVNKADKVVEQGAWALEESRGEEEEEDDWEELQSTVSDCVEIISNIRSVKILKRVGSPKGMWVRDPRSSKLYVFNGTAGDIIYEFDSVREFSRSPGVTNSRRISLPSEWTGTGSTVYNGYLYYIKQEAETDVQVVKFDLLSDSVTDSAMLPLESHATVYNLNPETVADLTADDEGLWLLYASSDSEPNISLAKMDPATLDIEQIWDTRCPRENAEAAFVVCGTVYVVYNTRLASRSRVQCVFDVNDIVISEEAPLLYFPRRYGAHASLKYNPEEKQLYGWDDGYQIIYRLTMKRKLLV